The nucleotide sequence TGAGTTGGGGAAATTTCTTGTATTATCGAGCCACGATGAATTGGCGTCCATGGAAGCTCTCGTCGAGCCCGTAGGCGTCCCTTCGGAGAAGAGACTGGGGCGTCGCTTCTGGGGAGGTCGGGTTCCATAGTCCCCATCGCCAACAATTCCTGGGCCGATCGACTTTCGAGGAGGTTTCGGCACGACGGTATTGGAGACAGGCGGGTATTGACTTTGTCGACGAGAGCGTGCAGCGCCCGGCCCGTGGATATGATCAGTCGGACCAGAAGCACCAGAGGTATTGGCAGGCGGTCTGTTGGAGTTACTAGGTCGTCGCAGGAGCGAGCCTGATCGAGAGGGTCGAGTGTTGGTTTGGACGGCAGTCCTAGTGGCAGCACCATTCGATGATGGAACTACTTGAGATCTAGAAGACATACTGGCGTGATCTACCCCGTGCGTATCGAGGATGCCCCCTTCGCCGTTGGGAGACGGGAATTGGGTCAGTTTGAAATCTGTTGAAGCGGATTCGATGCTACTCTGTAAATCGTCGAAGCTGACAGAGGGCAAGAAATCGAAAGAGGCAGTCGAGTCGTTTAATTGACCTGAATCTCCATCGCgactaaaagaaaaaatgGAATGATTGTTGGAAGGAGTTGCGCTGAGCATTGGATCGTCGGAGGCAAAGCCAGGGTTCGTCGAGGGGATATGCGGTCGAGGCTGAGCGTTGGCGGTTTTGCCCCTGTCACAAAGGGATCAAGGTCAGCTTGGCCATGTGCAGAAATGCAGGGCGATCAAAGACTTGGATATGACGATGACAGCGGTACGCCAGAACATGCATTGACCAATAGGTCAAAATGAACGAAACAAATAGAAAAATGTCAGATGGAAAAGGCTCACAATCGCGTTGGAGAAAAGTTGGCTGGTCGAGGCCCAGCAGGTGCCTTGTGGTCGCGGCTCATGGGGTCCAAGGTCGAGGGGCGTGGCTGGCAATGCGACGAAGGTGGATTTCACGGGGTCGGGTTGCTGGCACAGACTCAGTCCGGTCAGGGAGCTGAGCGCATTCGAACGGCTACCTCATTCCGGAACCGACAAGAGTATTGAAGTGCAAGAGAGCAGACAGAATCAAAGTAAGAGGCAGTGTGCGGTTGGCGACAGGCGAAAAGGAGCCTGGAGTGATCGATTGCGGTGGACACCCCGAGAAAGGGATGGTACAGTAAGATGCGAGATGGAGTAGAATAAAAAGATGGAGTCGTTAAGTTGgttaccttaggtaaggtTGTGTTTTTTTTCTCTGGATGGGGATGGCCTTCCCTTAGGTTCATGGAACACTgctataggtaggtacctactcaCCTACTAAACCTACCTAGGCGGCCACTGGCAGTTCCGGAAGGAGGCATGGGGAATACCTGCGTGCTAGGGCGCCCCCTTAGGGAGCGGGCATCGCACTCTCTAGCGTCTAAAGAACGGCACCTGAGAGGCTGATATGGTGGAAGGGGCCTCGTGAAGAACATCGAGGTTGATAATGAACAGTGGACAGCGGATCTCGACGCGGTAGACGGGCAGTTTGATTGGCTACTAGAGCTTTGAAATTGGTCCCTGGATGAGATGCGGGCAGAGGTGGAGGTCCCATACCGGTTGTCGAGATGCCTTTTACCGCCATTTAAGTGGATAGAAGGTACCTGTATCTTGGGCGCATTCTACCCTTATCAGATGTATCCTCCCCCAACATGTAACCTCATAATAATGCAATACCTCAGGAACGTCCCCTTACTTTATTAGCCTTTCACGAACCCAACGATGCACATCGAGGAACGTCAACCATTCGCGATAGAATATGGGGACATTCTCTGATCAATTAAATGCCAATCCAAATCCTGGCCAAGGATCTCACTCCCCTGGATGCATTTATCTCGTTTTATCGTCATCTCATTCCAAGCCACCTTGCCTACCTTGAGTATTATACTGCTACCCTGCTCTGCCAGCTGGTCTCTATAACACATCCACCACCCGATAATGAGCGGCGATGGCGGTGATTTTAGGTAGAAGATTTGCATGGTCAGTGGAGAAGACAGCGGTTTCGCGAATGAATGCTACCAGCCATACAGAGTACCATCCACGCATAGTGCCGAGTCGCGTGAACCGGTTGACGCATCAACGGGCACTGGCGCGATGCGCTACCCAGGTCGACAAACAGTGTTTGTATTGGGCCGCAATCGGATGTTGACATTAGACCTGAGGTAAAGATAGCTGGGGTTCACGAACAACAAGCGAACCGACTTGATACTACGACATTGGCAAATGCTTCGTTGTTACTAATCTTAGACTTTTCGCAACCACCTAGGCTCATGTCTCTTGAAACGAGTGCTGGGCTGTACTCGTGAGGAGGGACGGGCCAGACGGTGTGGTTAATGGATTGATAGATGCCTTGTTCAAGCCTCCCGCTCAGACCATGAACATCCAGTGAGTACAAGGATTGAGTCGTGTCTCAGATTCTCAAGGACCCATCAATTTGCCCCGATAGAAGCTTTCTCGGGCATCTTCAACCGGTAGGGCCATACGGATGCATCTCTATTATTTACCAAGCATTTTACCGGGCCAATTAACTAACCTGTCAAGACTGTTGTCAGTTGGTACCTTATGCATTGTTGTCCTGCCAAGCATCAAGGATCTGATGGTCCTGCATCCTGAGTCGTGTTTATTGTTTTTTTCGCAGTCAATACACGGTCTCGGATGATAGCTGGCAGCTCATAGCTGCTCCCATCATCTGATTGCCGCATAGGCAATCTAGCATCTGGCATATGTGAGCTATCGTTGTCATGGGCAATACCGTTTGAAGTGAATTAAGCCCATGGCTATGACATACcgcttcatctcatcaaccgtACATCAGACACTGACGAGCTGGGACATCCATCAGTGTGGATGACACAATCAAGCTGCCGGAGAGGAATTCGCGGTTTCAACGTCGTCGCTGGAATGAACTGCTGAATGCCTCCACAGCTTTACCGATAGCACCGAAATCACGAAGGTCATGTGCAGAGTACATACGGGTAGTACTGCATGCTTTATTCATTCGAAATTCAGTTGTGTGGGGTAAGCCAGATTTAAGGGACGACATGGATATCGCTATAGTCATCTAAATTAGGGTGGAATATATATGATATGAACCATGTCTCAGGACTTATTAACTCTCTCATGATGTGTGTAGTTCCATCCTTTATCCGGATCCATGCCAAGTCTTCCAAACTTCACCAAATGAAGCAATCCGTCTGCATCTAGTTAATTTACTGTACTTCAAAGAGCATAACACGGTCTGAAGGCGCTACGGGCCGCTTGGCACTACTGCAAACTCTACGGATAGCTGACGGCAGAATCATGGAGGGTAAGCAGGTTCGCAGGTAAGGTATCCAGTAAATGGTTTCCCACCCACAGCGCGAACATCATTTATTGCTGAATCTAGGCTAGCTTCTCTCCGTTGGATAGGTATTATTAGAAGTCGTTACGACGAGGTCAGTCTAGGTTAGGTAAGTTATCTTCGTAACCGAGTAGACTAGTCACAAAGATGCTCACCAACCTCCTTCGGACCTAGGTGTAAGTGATGTCACCAGTGTCACATGCTCACCCGCGATCGTGCTGTGACACCTCCGCGCGGGTATGTTGAATCTCCAGTTCCCTTTTGATTTCTCCACCATTCGGAGCCACAGCATGTCTTGAAACAGACTTCCTCATGGACGACTTCACTGCAGAGATGTTCGCTACTGGGCGCGACTTTGACTCCTCCGAGAGCTCAAGCCAGCGCCCCAACAATGACCAGAACGATGGTAATGACAAGCAGCCCGAGCCAAAGGCCGAATCAAGCTCTCAGAAAACAGGCCTACGCGGAGGATTGGCTGCTATTCGCCAGAAAGCTAGCTTACAGGACCGATTAGTAGAAAAGTATATTGAGCTGCCCGAGTCGCTGTAATACCGTGCTTTACTGACTGGTGCCATGGTAGGCTTCTTCAGCAAGTTATACCTACGGATAGCGATGACCAAACCGAGGTTCACTTCGTCGGTGATGAACAATCAGCCACTCATACCGAGAGGCCGAACTTCAACATCACTACCATGTCCTACAATTTTCGGCGATTCAACGCTCGAATAGGCGTTGTCTTTAAATTCCAGGCCCGTGTGGAACGTATTCTATCCTGGAAGCACGCATCGCATACCCTATCACTCCTCGCCGTCTATAGTTTTGTCTGCCTGGATCCTTATCTCCTGTTTGTGCTGCCTGTTGCTATCCTTCTGTTCGGTGTCTTCATCCCCGCGTTCCTGGCACGGCATCCCGCACCACCCAAGGGAACCTTGTCGAGTGAGCAGAATGTTGGATATTCTCCCCAGGGACCACCTTTGGCACCTGCGGCGACGGTGAAACCAGTCAAGGAACTCAGCAAGGACTTCTTTCGGAATATGCGCGACCTACAGAACTGCATGGATGACTTTAGTCGGGGACACGACCAGGTCGTCGCCTTGCTTGTACCAGTGACGAACTTTAGTGATGAGGCTCTCAGCTCggctctatttttatttcttacaGCCGGGGGCATTTTTATGACCATCGCGGCCCAAATCCTACCATGGCGCTTCATATTCCTTCTTGGGGGTTGGGTTATCGTGGGTATGGGCCATCCGCACGTCGCCCGCCtcattgctgctgctcatcGAGAGCGTCTCCAACCGCAAGAGGCCAAAGCTCGGTCGTGGTTAGATAGCTGGATCAGTTCAGACGTTATCCTCGACTCCAGTCCTGAAACGCGTGAAGTGGAAATTTTTGAGCTACAGCGCAAAACCTCGGGTGGTGGCGAGTGGGAGCCTTGGCTTTTCAGTCCTTCTCCTTACGATCCTTTGTCACAACCTCGAATTGCAGGTGAACGACCACGTGGAACACGCTTCTTTGAAGATGTCATGCCACCCGAAGCGTGGGAATGGAGCGAGAAGAAATGGGCTCTAGACCTTTGGAGTCGTGAATGGGTAGAAGAACGTATTATTACAggggttgaagttgagacaGAAGGCGAGCGTTGGGTTTATGACATATGGGATGAGCGAGACGGGCGAACGGGTGTCGTGGAAGTTCCTATTAACGAGAAGGGAAAGCAAAAGGCAATACCGAAGCCAAGCTGGGAGGAGAATGAAGACGGCAGTGGCCGGAGAGGTGACTGGAGACGACGGCGATGGGTCAGATTGGTGAAGCGTAAGGCGGCTCAAGTACAGCCAAGTTGATCTGATACATCTCTATAGTATCACGTTCCTACTTTGATTTCTCGTATTATGCAAGGTGTTGGTCGGGGCATGAGATGGTCTACACAATTGTGGCCAAACATGGGCATTGTTATGTAAGAATTGACATGGCATCAAGAAATTCCATCTGAGTTATGCTTATTCAATTGGACAGTATGGGCTACCAAAAAGTGAATACTAAAAATCCAATCCTAATGCTGAAGTCACGCTTTCAGAGGCCCAAGTGGTATCATGCTGAACAGGCCTCCCCTGTGGCCACAAATTCGGAGGTCGTCAGATGTCTCTGATCTGTGTCACAACATTCTATATGCGCTTCGCTCATAACACATCAAATCCGTGAATCGTAACgagataaaagaaataaaccAAGACGCTGAATGGATATCATTGAATGgccatcttgtcaagaatctTCTGAATGCCCTTCGTGCTCCCACGGCCCTGGTCGAGCTCCTCGGCCATCTTGCGGGCCCGCTTGATGAGGACGTTGAGAACTTTACGGGTATACTCGAAGCTGCCTGTGGACTCCATGTAGGCAACAGCGTATCGCTTGATCTGGGTGTCCGAGGTCTTCTGCTtaaggatgttgatgagctggagaTTGGTGGGGTTGGTGCGAATGCTGTGGATGACGGGGAACGAGAACTTGCCCTCGGTCAGATCCTCGCACATTCCCTTGTTATGGCTGTACTCCTTCGAGGACAAGTTCATGTAGTCGTCTCGAATCTGAAAGATGAGACCAATCAGGTTGACGAGCGGAACACAGTCTGTAGGACTAGGGCCGTTGGCTTCCGCCGCCATAAGCTTGATGCCGAGGCGGAACAGGCCGCCCGTCTTGTTACCAACCATTTCAAGGTAGTCCTCTTCCGTAGGACAAGTAAGAGTGTCACGCCAAAACAGGTCCATGCCCTGGCCTCGGTGGAGGTTCACAAGCTCATCGGAAAAGATGGTGATTAGCTCTGgattgttgagcttgtgcAGCTCTTGTAGGGCAACAAAGTATATGTAGTTTGCCGAGTTGATGGTTTGAGCGACACCAAAGATGTTGTGTGCGACAGGGAAGCCACGGCGCAGCTCGGACGAGTCCTGTACGTCGTCGATGAGGAGCGAAGACTCGTGCAACATGCCAACGACTCGGGTAATGACTTCGAGGCTCGGTGTAGGCACATCGAGCCAGACATTGAAAGCACCGATTAGCTGGGCGCGGAAGTCCTTGCCAGGATGGCTGATGACATAGTCGTAAGGTCCGCGGACGACATTTTCCTTCTCGTCAGTCCAAGAGCGCTTAGCCGTGAACTCGAGATCCTCGTGGGCGTAGCGCTCGGGATCGGGAGGTGGATTGGGAGCTTGCATTACGCCGTAACCAGCGTTTGACATCTGTGCCTTTGGGGAGAGCTGCTTCTGGCTCAACCAGTCGCCTTCTGGGACAGGGCGCAGAACGGGTTTTGTGGGTGTCGCGTTGAGAGAGGTCGGGATGCCGGTGCTTGAAGTGCGAGGTGGAATTGCATTGGGAGACATAAGTGGGTTGGAGATACCAGACATCTTCTCCATTGCCTTTGGCGAGAGCGACAGCATGTGTAAGGCCGACGGGGGCAATGCCTCAGGGTTGAAGCAGAGGACGGGGTCGGCCGTGGGGATCATGCGTGTTAAGTTTTTGGGGGTAATAGAATGCGATTCGTCTAAGGGTAaaagagaggaggaggagggggaggggtcCTTTTCTGACGGATAATCGATGACGCTGCTGAAGATATTTGAGATGCTAGCTGGAGAAAGAGAGGCAGAAATCAATATGGGACGGGAGCGAAATAATAAACAAATGCCGTTTACGTGGTTCTTGGCCCTGTCCTGTCTCGTGGCGTACTGATAGCGAATCGTGCTGTCGGGATGCTCGGGTGAATCTATAAGTGGTCGACGTCATTGAATGTCCAGACGATACATGTCTAAGCCTGCCTGATCATTGATGCGACGATAGAAGGGTCATAGAGTTGACGCTGAGCCTGTGTGCATGCTTGCAATGTGGATAAGGTAATTTACTCAAATCAATTGCTCAAGCGCTGAATAGCAGGAGCCTAAAAGCGAATCCTGCAGGCTGCAGCTATCCAGTTTGAGGTAGGACATACGTTGAGGAGGACGAAGCTGTCCAGAGCTCTCTCTGTCTTGTGATGAGGGGTCAAGGTGAGTGAGTGTGAGCATGTGGGCTAGGTACTTGTTCATTCGTCCTACGCAGGACATACCATCTTCGCACCTTGGCGCAGCATGAACTACAAACCCGCCCTCTACAGCATGTCAAGTACTAACTGACACGACCGTGCCTCTTTTTTTAGGGGTTCTTGTCACAAGCTAATgcagaatggatggatgggacgGGAGCTCTGAGACGGGAACGCAGCTTtgctttccttttctttgttgttgagagggGCTAGCGAGGGGAAAATGGGGTCTTTTCCAGGGGAAGATCAACGTGGGACTCTGATGAGTGTGATTGCGGGGAAGACTCAATAAGGTAGGACAACCAAAAGCAGTCAACAAGTCAGGTCATTCAGTCCTAATACCTAACTAACTTAGCTGCAATTGATAGTCATATTGACGTATATCGTAAGTATTCATACCTTTGATGTTCTCGTTGCCGCGTTGCACGAAAGTGTTATTGAGAGACGAATTAATATATGGAAATCTGTAAGTGAGTCAGTCAATCAGTTTATTAGTGGTACTTCTGTCGACTCATATTCGGTCAAAGGCATGCCTTACGTGTGCTGGCGATGCAACAGCCAAAAGAGAAGACAAGACTGGTTGAAGGTGCCTACGAGATATTTACATTGGTCGTAAGGATAGATACTAAGGTAGGTGGTCGTAATATAGAGCAAATAATAACGTTATGAGACAGTAAATGAAACATAGGAAGAAACATTATTTGATACACCAGCTCTCCCTTTTATCTATCTTCTATCCCATCTCACAATCATTAAAGAATTCGATCCGTTGGGACAGAAAACACACCACCTCAGCCCATTGTAAGATCAGGGCTTGCGAAGCCCATGCTCAGCTCGCTGAGGAGTAAGGCGAAGACGAACACGTTGAGTCGATCCCTGGTGTCACTTTGTCACGGACCATGTCTGCACCTTGAGATCTCGTCAGATAATTCCAGATTTCACATGCAAATCAAGGGTGCACCGAAGAGCTGATCAATGGACTCAGATCATGTTGCTTGAAGAACCCCTGCTGTCTCTGAATCTGGACAGTGGAGAGTTTGAACGCCTACCCGGGACTACTCTTTCGACACGCAAGTTCGATAAGTTGGGCCATATTCATGTCATCATTCTTCTAGTCAGTCTATCCCATGAAgtgtctgtctctctctaCGAATATTCATTTTACTCGTGTATCCGACCAAGCGTCTAAATACTACGATAAAGTTGGAAATTCGATACTTACATCATCGTATAACAATATTGTCCAGTCGCTTCATCACCCAAAGCCTCACTCAGGTGTCTGAGCTGACCACGGTGAGAACAATCTCTGTTCACAATTGGCCGAAACATTTGTCATACGGCAACGGGGATCCGAAAACGCGAGAGCCGAGCCATCCTCTCGATCAACGTTAGTAGTTCTCAACGTTAAGCGGGAATTGATTGCCGTTATTCAGGTGTTGCAGCCTATAGTGTACTAAGACCCCCCAAGGTATGATGACAGTGGTGGAGCGAAAGTGGTGATGCGGCATGAAGATCGGAGAACGGACTTAGATCTGATTTCTAATTTATTTCCGAGTCTGCAGAATCGACACTAGAAGCATAACAGTGTCATTGACTTCAAGAGAACTAACGTAACTCACTAGTTAGTAGATATCAGATATGGCATACACTGTGtgtttaatataaatatgaGTCTTGGCTCCCTCATCGTGGCCGACTGCCCCTATGCCTTGCAACATTACCAACAGCCATGGCCCCTATACATCGAATATTCTCATCGGCTAATAACAAGCCCTATCGAACTAAGCAACTCGAGGAAGAAAACCCCCCGTACTTAAACGAGGATGGCTACGTCGACTTTGCACCGGGCGATATTCAGAACCCACAGAATTGGTCTACTGCTCGGCGCTGGTCTGTCACATTCTCAGCTGTGTTGCTCGTACTGAATGCCACTTTTGCATCGAGTTCACCAAGTGGATGCTTTCCGTCTATCTCAGAACACTTCCACGTATCCGAGTTGGTAGCAGGTTTGACAATCACCCTGTTTTTACTGGGTTACTGTGCCGGACCGCTCATCTTCGCACCACTAAGTGAGCTctatggaagaagatggatctTCTACATCACCTTTACGCTATATCTCATCTTTAACTTTTTGTGTGCCTGGGCACCTAACTTTGGCGCCCTCCTTGTCGGTCGTTTCCTCACGGGAACCTTTGTCTCTGCACCCCTCAGCAATGCACCTGGCGTACTCGCAGACCTGTGGACCCCGATCGAGCGTGGCAATGCCATGGCAGGGTTCTCTGCTATGGTATGGGTCGGGCCAGCACTAGGGCCTGTCATTGCTGGGTTCctcgagctgaagaaggactGGCGTTGGAGTTTCTATGTGCTTCTCTGGCTTGGTGGTGCAACAGCTCTCCTCATGTTGACTATTCCCGAGACACATGCTCCCACAATTCTCCTTAAGAAGGCTCGAAGAATACGGAAGGCAAAGATTCCTGGATATGAGAATGTAAAAGCTCGTTCTGAAGAGGGTGATCGTACACTGAAGACTGTGTACCGTATCGCCTTGACCAGGCCGTGGATTATCCTTTTCGACACCATATCATTCCTCTGCGCAGTCTACATGTCTGTAGTCTACACATTATTGTATATGCTTTTCAGCATCTATCCAATCGTGTTTCAGCAGCGACGCGGCTGGAACCCCGGTGTCGGAGAGCTGCCCTTGATTGGGACTGTAATTGGCGAGTACTTTTCGTTGATACGACTTCGCTGAACTTACACTAACGTACTCTTAGGTGCATTCATTGGTGGTGGCATAGTTTTGATTGATACGAGAATccgaaagaaaaagattgaGAATGGAGACAAACAGATGGAGCCCGAAGATAGACTGCCATTGGCAATGATTGGAGGTGTTGGATTTGCCGTGACCATGTTCTGGTTTGCATGGACGGCTGAGTACAAGTAAGTCACTGAGATATCACAATCCTTGCT is from Fusarium musae strain F31 chromosome 4, whole genome shotgun sequence and encodes:
- a CDS encoding hypothetical protein (SMCOG1182:Polyprenyl synthetase~antiSMASH:Cluster_4.2) yields the protein MIPTADPVLCFNPEALPPSALHMLSLSPKAMEKMSGISNPLMSPNAIPPRTSSTGIPTSLNATPTKPVLRPVPEGDWLSQKQLSPKAQMSNAGYGVMQAPNPPPDPERYAHEDLEFTAKRSWTDEKENVVRGPYDYVISHPGKDFRAQLIGAFNVWLDVPTPSLEVITRVVGMLHESSLLIDDVQDSSELRRGFPVAHNIFGVAQTINSANYIYFVALQELHKLNNPELITIFSDELVNLHRGQGMDLFWRDTLTCPTEEDYLEMVGNKTGGLFRLGIKLMAAEANGPSPTDCVPLVNLIGLIFQIRDDYMNLSSKEYSHNKGMCEDLTEGKFSFPVIHSIRTNPTNLQLINILKQKTSDTQIKRYAVAYMESTGSFEYTRKVLNVLIKRARKMAEELDQGRGSTKGIQKILDKMAIQ
- a CDS encoding hypothetical protein (EggNog:ENOG41~antiSMASH:Cluster_4.2~SMCOG1169:sugar transport protein), translated to MAPIHRIFSSANNKPYRTKQLEEENPPYLNEDGYVDFAPGDIQNPQNWSTARRWSVTFSAVLLVLNATFASSSPSGCFPSISEHFHVSELVAGLTITLFLLGYCAGPLIFAPLSELYGRRWIFYITFTLYLIFNFLCAWAPNFGALLVGRFLTGTFVSAPLSNAPGVLADLWTPIERGNAMAGFSAMVWVGPALGPVIAGFLELKKDWRWSFYVLLWLGGATALLMLTIPETHAPTILLKKARRIRKAKIPGYENVKARSEEGDRTLKTVYRIALTRPWIILFDTISFLCAVYMSVVYTLLYMLFSIYPIVFQQRRGWNPGAFIGGGIVLIDTRIRKKKIENGDKQMEPEDRLPLAMIGGVGFAVTMFWFAWTAEYNSIHWIVPTLAGTFLATSLMLIFVAFLTYLVDVYLMYAASAIAANTIARSACGAAAPLFTTQMFDTLGVGGGGSLIGGVATVLAVIPFLFYRYGRQIRIRSKFAPTEEKSEAREKDEEQASNNATVRRNSILSHSDRASSSDTTVAAA
- a CDS encoding hypothetical protein (EggNog:ENOG41~antiSMASH:Cluster_4.2), whose amino-acid sequence is MDDFTAEMFATGRDFDSSESSSQRPNNDQNDGNDKQPEPKAESSSQKTGLRGGLAAIRQKASLQDRLVEKYIELPESLDDQTEVHFVGDEQSATHTERPNFNITTMSYNFRRFNARIGVVFKFQARVERILSWKHASHTLSLLAVYSFVCLDPYLLFVLPVAILLFGVFIPAFLARHPAPPKGTLSSEQNVGYSPQGPPLAPAATVKPVKELSKDFFRNMRDLQNCMDDFSRGHDQVVALLVPVTNFSDEALSSALFLFLTAGGIFMTIAAQILPWRFIFLLGGWVIVGMGHPHVARLIAAAHRERLQPQEAKARSWLDSWISSDVILDSSPETREVEIFELQRKTSGGGEWEPWLFSPSPYDPLSQPRIAGERPRGTRFFEDVMPPEAWEWSEKKWALDLWSREWVEERIITGVEVETEGERWVYDIWDERDGRTGVVEVPINEKGKQKAIPKPSWEENEDGSGRRGDWRRRRWVRLVKRKAAQVQPS